The following coding sequences are from one Calypte anna isolate BGI_N300 chromosome 18, bCalAnn1_v1.p, whole genome shotgun sequence window:
- the RHBDF2 gene encoding inactive rhomboid protein 2 isoform X1, with amino-acid sequence MSAGDKNGGSRSSSSRLQSKKPPNLSIIIPPREAEEDGARKEVSSREPHPSQAGLPSPGAPPGAITPCSAFQPSKVPIYRKSRSLQEPRSERRPGFRRQTSLSQSIRKGTAQWFGVSSDWEGKRQQWQRKSLQHCSMRYGKLKPAYRDMELPSQEVPSFQGTESPKPAKMPKIVDPLARGRPFRHPDETDRPHTPHHVLPPLTPGVVSLASFNSIRSGYSRLPRRKRESVAHMSFKAAAALLRGRSLLEPLAPKQRSTKRTFVYPSFMDEDVVDAADTLDSSFFSKMDMHDETYSMPDDVFESPPLSATYLRMHPVGEDARMSPEAEQLTLQEGIRLTSGSSGTDPAPRRGGRIASKVKHFAFDRQKRYYGLGVVGKWLNRTYRRSLSSIVQSQLEITDSHRPYFTYWITFVHILITLLVIGTYGIAPIGFTQHVTTELVLRNKGVYESVKYIQQENFWIGPSSIDLIHLGAKFSPCIRKDHQVERLIQRERDRERGSGCCVQNDNSGCIQTLPWDCSETLATFIKWPSSNAPAMGSGEKRTSGAVCHQDPRTCEEPASNPPHVWPDDITKWPICTYETKTNHTGFAHLDCQIKGRPCCIGTKGSCEITTREYCEFMHGYFHEEATLCSQVHCLDEVCGLLPFLNPEVPDQFYRLWLSLFLHAGIIHCLVSVTFQMTVLRDLEKLAGWHRISIIFILSGITGNLASAIFLPYRAEVGPAGSQFGLLACLFVELFQSWQVLEKPWKAFLNLFGIVLFLFICGLLPWIDNIAHLFGFLSGLLLSFAFLPYITFGTVDKYRKRAMIIVSLVVFLGLFASLVVWLYVYPINWRWVEYLTCLPFTSKFCEKYELEQVLH; translated from the exons ATGTCAGCTGGTGACAAGAACGGGGGCAGCCGCTCCAGCAGCAGCCGCCTGCAGAGCAAGAAGCCCCCCAACCTCTCCATCATCATCCCCCCCcgggaggcagaggaggatggTGCCCGCAAGGAGGTGAGCAGCAGGGAGCCACATCCATCCCAGGCCGGGCTGCCATCTCCAGGGGCCCCTCCTGGTGCCATCACACCCTGCTCTGCCTTCCAGCCCTCCAAGGTCCCCATCTACAGGAAGAGCAGGAGCCTGCAGGAGCCTCGCTCAGAGCGCCGGCCCGGGTTCCGCCGGCAGACATCCCTGTCCCAGAGCATCCGCAA gggcacagcccaATGGTTCGGTGTCAGCAGCGACTGGGAGgggaagaggcagcagtggcagcGCAAGAGcttgcagcactgcagcatgAGGTATGGCAAGCTGAAACCTGCCTATCGTGACATGGAGCTGCCCAGCCAGGAGGTCCCCTCCTTCCAAGGCACCGAATCGCCCAAGCCTGCCAAGATGCCCAAG atCGTGGACCCGCTGGCCAGGGGCCGTCCCTTCCGCCACCCCGACGAGACCGACCGGCCCCACACGCCCCACCATGtcctcccccccctcacccctggGGTTGTCTCCTTGGCATCCTTCAACAGCATCCGCTCAGGCTACAGCCGCCTGCCACGCAGGAAGAGGGAGTCTGTGGCCCACATGAGCTTCAAAGCAGCCGCTGCCCTTCTCCGT GGACGTTCTCTCCTGGAGCCTCTGGCTCCCAAGCAGAGGAGCACCAAGAGGACCTTTGTGTACCCCAGCTTCATGGATGAGGATGTGGTGGATGCTGCTGATACCCTGGACTCATCCTTCTTCAGTAAG ATGGACATGCACGACGAGACCTACTCCATGCCCGATGATGTCTTCGAGTCCCCTCCTCTATCAGCCACCTATCTGCGCATGCACCCTGTGGGGGAGGATGCCAGGATGTCcccagaggcagagcagctcacCCT acaGGAGGGCATCCGGCTGACTTCGGGCTCCTCCGGCACCGACCCGGCTCCCCGGCGAGGCGGGCGCATCGCTTCCAAAGTGAAGCACTTTGCCTTCGACCGCCAGAAACGCTACTACgggctgggggtggtggggaagTGGCTGAACAGGACGTACCGCCGCAGCCTCAGCAGCATCGTGCAGTCACAGCTGGAGATCACCGACAGCCACCG GCCATATTTCACCTACTGGATCACCTTTGTCCACATCCTCATCACCTTGCTGGTCATCGGCACCTACGGCATCGCCCCCATCGGCTTCACCCAGCACGTGACCACAGAGTTA GTGCTGAGGAACAAGGGCGTTTATGAGAGTGTCAAGTACATCCAGCAGGAAAACTTCTGGATCGGGCCCAGTTCG ATTGATCTGATCCACCTGGGAGCCAAATTCTCCCCCTGCATCCGGAAGGATCATCAGGTGGAGCGGCTGATCCAGCGCGAGCGTGACCGGGAGCGCGGCTCCGGCTGCTGCGTCCAGAACGACAACTCTGGCTGCATCCAGACCCTGCCCTGGGACTGCTCG GAGACCCTGGCGACCTTCATCAAGTGGCCGAGCAGCAACGCGCCGGCCATGGGCTCGGGTGAGAAGAGGACATCGGGGGCTGTGTGTCACCAGGACCCCAG GACCTGTGAGGAGCCAGCTTCCAACCCACCCCACGTCTGGCCAGACGACATCACCAAGTGGCCG ATCTGCACTTATGAGACCAAAACCAACCACACGGGCTTTGCTCACCTGGACTGCCAGATCAAGGGCAGACCCTGCTGCATCGGCACCAAGGGCAG CTGTGAGATCACGACACGGGAGTACTGCGAGTTCATGCACGGATACTTCCATGAGGAGGCAACACTCTGCTCACAA GTGCACTGTCTGGATGAGGTCTGTggcctcctgcccttcctcaaCCCAGAGGTCCCTGACCAGTTCTACCGCCTGTGGCTGTCTCTGTTCCTGCACGCTGG CATCATCCACTGCCTGGTGTCGGTGACTTTCCAGATGACAGtgctgagggacctggagaAGCTGGCAGGCTGGCATCGCATCTCCATCATTTTCATCCTCAGTGGCATCACAGGCAATCTGGCCAGTGCCATCTTCCTGCCATACCGGGCGGAG gtgGGCCCTGCTGGGTCCCAGTTTGGCTTGCTGGCCTGCCTCTTTGTGGAGCTCTTCCAGAGCTGGCAAGTGCTGGAGAAACCCTGGAAAGCCTTCCTCAACCTCTTCGGCATTgtcctcttcctcttcatctgCGGCCTCTTGCCCTGGATCGATAACATCGCTCACCTCTTCGGCTTCCTCAGtggcctcctcctctcctttgccTTCCTGCCCTACATCACTTTTGGCACAGTGGACAAGTACCGGAAGCGAGCCATGATCATTGTCTCCTTGGTGGTCTTCCTGGGGCTCTTTGCCTCCCTGGTGGTCTGGCTCTACGTCTACCCCATCAACTGGCGCTGGGTGGAGTATCTCACCTGCCTGCCCTTCACCAGCAAGTTCTGTGAGAAGTATGAGCTGGAGCAGGTCCTGCACTGA
- the RHBDF2 gene encoding inactive rhomboid protein 2 isoform X2, giving the protein MSAGDKNGGSRSSSSRLQSKKPPNLSIIIPPREAEEDGARKEPSKVPIYRKSRSLQEPRSERRPGFRRQTSLSQSIRKGTAQWFGVSSDWEGKRQQWQRKSLQHCSMRYGKLKPAYRDMELPSQEVPSFQGTESPKPAKMPKIVDPLARGRPFRHPDETDRPHTPHHVLPPLTPGVVSLASFNSIRSGYSRLPRRKRESVAHMSFKAAAALLRGRSLLEPLAPKQRSTKRTFVYPSFMDEDVVDAADTLDSSFFSKMDMHDETYSMPDDVFESPPLSATYLRMHPVGEDARMSPEAEQLTLQEGIRLTSGSSGTDPAPRRGGRIASKVKHFAFDRQKRYYGLGVVGKWLNRTYRRSLSSIVQSQLEITDSHRPYFTYWITFVHILITLLVIGTYGIAPIGFTQHVTTELVLRNKGVYESVKYIQQENFWIGPSSIDLIHLGAKFSPCIRKDHQVERLIQRERDRERGSGCCVQNDNSGCIQTLPWDCSETLATFIKWPSSNAPAMGSGEKRTSGAVCHQDPRTCEEPASNPPHVWPDDITKWPICTYETKTNHTGFAHLDCQIKGRPCCIGTKGSCEITTREYCEFMHGYFHEEATLCSQVHCLDEVCGLLPFLNPEVPDQFYRLWLSLFLHAGIIHCLVSVTFQMTVLRDLEKLAGWHRISIIFILSGITGNLASAIFLPYRAEVGPAGSQFGLLACLFVELFQSWQVLEKPWKAFLNLFGIVLFLFICGLLPWIDNIAHLFGFLSGLLLSFAFLPYITFGTVDKYRKRAMIIVSLVVFLGLFASLVVWLYVYPINWRWVEYLTCLPFTSKFCEKYELEQVLH; this is encoded by the exons ATGTCAGCTGGTGACAAGAACGGGGGCAGCCGCTCCAGCAGCAGCCGCCTGCAGAGCAAGAAGCCCCCCAACCTCTCCATCATCATCCCCCCCcgggaggcagaggaggatggTGCCCGCAAGGAG CCCTCCAAGGTCCCCATCTACAGGAAGAGCAGGAGCCTGCAGGAGCCTCGCTCAGAGCGCCGGCCCGGGTTCCGCCGGCAGACATCCCTGTCCCAGAGCATCCGCAA gggcacagcccaATGGTTCGGTGTCAGCAGCGACTGGGAGgggaagaggcagcagtggcagcGCAAGAGcttgcagcactgcagcatgAGGTATGGCAAGCTGAAACCTGCCTATCGTGACATGGAGCTGCCCAGCCAGGAGGTCCCCTCCTTCCAAGGCACCGAATCGCCCAAGCCTGCCAAGATGCCCAAG atCGTGGACCCGCTGGCCAGGGGCCGTCCCTTCCGCCACCCCGACGAGACCGACCGGCCCCACACGCCCCACCATGtcctcccccccctcacccctggGGTTGTCTCCTTGGCATCCTTCAACAGCATCCGCTCAGGCTACAGCCGCCTGCCACGCAGGAAGAGGGAGTCTGTGGCCCACATGAGCTTCAAAGCAGCCGCTGCCCTTCTCCGT GGACGTTCTCTCCTGGAGCCTCTGGCTCCCAAGCAGAGGAGCACCAAGAGGACCTTTGTGTACCCCAGCTTCATGGATGAGGATGTGGTGGATGCTGCTGATACCCTGGACTCATCCTTCTTCAGTAAG ATGGACATGCACGACGAGACCTACTCCATGCCCGATGATGTCTTCGAGTCCCCTCCTCTATCAGCCACCTATCTGCGCATGCACCCTGTGGGGGAGGATGCCAGGATGTCcccagaggcagagcagctcacCCT acaGGAGGGCATCCGGCTGACTTCGGGCTCCTCCGGCACCGACCCGGCTCCCCGGCGAGGCGGGCGCATCGCTTCCAAAGTGAAGCACTTTGCCTTCGACCGCCAGAAACGCTACTACgggctgggggtggtggggaagTGGCTGAACAGGACGTACCGCCGCAGCCTCAGCAGCATCGTGCAGTCACAGCTGGAGATCACCGACAGCCACCG GCCATATTTCACCTACTGGATCACCTTTGTCCACATCCTCATCACCTTGCTGGTCATCGGCACCTACGGCATCGCCCCCATCGGCTTCACCCAGCACGTGACCACAGAGTTA GTGCTGAGGAACAAGGGCGTTTATGAGAGTGTCAAGTACATCCAGCAGGAAAACTTCTGGATCGGGCCCAGTTCG ATTGATCTGATCCACCTGGGAGCCAAATTCTCCCCCTGCATCCGGAAGGATCATCAGGTGGAGCGGCTGATCCAGCGCGAGCGTGACCGGGAGCGCGGCTCCGGCTGCTGCGTCCAGAACGACAACTCTGGCTGCATCCAGACCCTGCCCTGGGACTGCTCG GAGACCCTGGCGACCTTCATCAAGTGGCCGAGCAGCAACGCGCCGGCCATGGGCTCGGGTGAGAAGAGGACATCGGGGGCTGTGTGTCACCAGGACCCCAG GACCTGTGAGGAGCCAGCTTCCAACCCACCCCACGTCTGGCCAGACGACATCACCAAGTGGCCG ATCTGCACTTATGAGACCAAAACCAACCACACGGGCTTTGCTCACCTGGACTGCCAGATCAAGGGCAGACCCTGCTGCATCGGCACCAAGGGCAG CTGTGAGATCACGACACGGGAGTACTGCGAGTTCATGCACGGATACTTCCATGAGGAGGCAACACTCTGCTCACAA GTGCACTGTCTGGATGAGGTCTGTggcctcctgcccttcctcaaCCCAGAGGTCCCTGACCAGTTCTACCGCCTGTGGCTGTCTCTGTTCCTGCACGCTGG CATCATCCACTGCCTGGTGTCGGTGACTTTCCAGATGACAGtgctgagggacctggagaAGCTGGCAGGCTGGCATCGCATCTCCATCATTTTCATCCTCAGTGGCATCACAGGCAATCTGGCCAGTGCCATCTTCCTGCCATACCGGGCGGAG gtgGGCCCTGCTGGGTCCCAGTTTGGCTTGCTGGCCTGCCTCTTTGTGGAGCTCTTCCAGAGCTGGCAAGTGCTGGAGAAACCCTGGAAAGCCTTCCTCAACCTCTTCGGCATTgtcctcttcctcttcatctgCGGCCTCTTGCCCTGGATCGATAACATCGCTCACCTCTTCGGCTTCCTCAGtggcctcctcctctcctttgccTTCCTGCCCTACATCACTTTTGGCACAGTGGACAAGTACCGGAAGCGAGCCATGATCATTGTCTCCTTGGTGGTCTTCCTGGGGCTCTTTGCCTCCCTGGTGGTCTGGCTCTACGTCTACCCCATCAACTGGCGCTGGGTGGAGTATCTCACCTGCCTGCCCTTCACCAGCAAGTTCTGTGAGAAGTATGAGCTGGAGCAGGTCCTGCACTGA
- the AANAT gene encoding serotonin N-acetyltransferase gives MSVLSAVPFLKPGPLRSPRSSPGGQRRHTLPASEFRCLSPEDATSVFEIEREAFLSVSGDCPLHLDEIRHFLNLCPELSLGWVEEGRLVAFIIGSLWDQERLSQEALTLHKPRGSVVHIHVLAVHRTFRQQGKGSILMWRYLQYLRCLPCARRALLMCEDFLVPFYQKCGFEVLGPCQVTVGDMTFIEMQHSVRGHAFMRRNSGC, from the exons atgtctGTGCTCAGCGCTGTGCCTTTCCTCAAGCCTGGTCCCCTGAGGTCCCCCCGCAGCTCCCCCGGGGGACAGCGTCGCCACACTCTGCCCGCCAGCGAGTTTCGCTGCCTCAGCCCCGAGGATGCCACCAGCGTGTTCGAGATCGAGCGGGAAG cctttcTATCCGTCTCTGGGGACTGTCCCCTCCACCTCGATGAGATCCGACACTTTCTGAACCTGTGCCCGGAGCTTTCCCTCGGCTGGGTTGAGGAAGGGCGGCTCGTGGCGTTCATCATCGGCTCCCTCTGGGACCAGGAGAGGCTCAGCCAG GAGGCCCTGACCCTGCACAAGCCCCGGGGCTCGGTGGTTCACATCCATGTGCTGGCCGTGCACCGCACCTTCCGGCAGCAGGGCAAGGGCTCCATCCTGATGTGGCGGTACCTGCAGTACCTGCGCTGCCTGCCCTGCGCCCGCCGCGCCCTCCTCATGTGCGAGGACTTCCTGGTGCCCTTCTACCAGAAATGTGGTTTCGAGGTGCTGGGTCCCTGCCAGGTGACGGTGGGGGACATGACCTTCATCGAGATGCAGCACTCCGTGCGGGGCCACGCCTTCATGCGCAGGAACAGCGGCTGCTGA